One region of Niallia sp. Man26 genomic DNA includes:
- the moaC gene encoding cyclic pyranopterin monophosphate synthase MoaC, whose translation MKSFTHFNDEGRAKMVDISEKSETARIAVAHSSIIVNKYIYDSIIHNTIKKGDVLAVAQVAGIMAAKKTSDLIPMCHPISLKGVDISFRWEEEGQEQEAYRLVIEVSAKTIGSTGVEMEALTAASVTALTIYDMCKSIDKGMVIGETYLLEKSGGINGPYKRV comes from the coding sequence ATGAAGAGTTTTACACACTTTAATGATGAGGGCCGAGCGAAAATGGTTGATATAAGCGAAAAAAGCGAAACCGCTCGCATAGCAGTTGCCCACTCAAGCATTATAGTAAATAAATATATATACGACAGCATCATCCATAATACGATAAAAAAAGGAGATGTTTTGGCTGTCGCCCAAGTAGCAGGCATCATGGCAGCAAAGAAAACATCTGACTTAATACCGATGTGCCATCCCATCTCTTTGAAAGGGGTCGATATTTCTTTTCGTTGGGAAGAAGAAGGACAAGAACAAGAAGCTTACCGTTTAGTAATAGAAGTATCAGCAAAGACGATTGGGAGCACCGGCGTGGAAATGGAAGCACTGACTGCAGCATCCGTCACGGCATTAACGATTTATGATATGTGTAAAAGCATTGATAAAGGAATGGTCATCGGCGAAACTTACTTGCTTGAAAAATCAGGCGGTATCAATGGTCCATACAAGAGGGTTTAA
- a CDS encoding type II CAAX endopeptidase family protein, protein MKKEYWIIVISYIAMQLSTLIGVPIVMFFGNLMGYDSAELGMASVVIWLIFSFLVTLLVVLFLLRHEMRNPLRENPASIPASIGWAVAGIFLSLVAQSIAGSIEMALGIEQESENTQQLMTFVEYSPLVIIVISVVGPILEEIIFRKIIFGVLYKRLGFFLSALISSLVFAAAHMEFVHILLYASMGFTFAFLYVRTKRIWVPIFAHVSMNTLVVIIQFNLDAIQEWQRNMENISQFIGGFL, encoded by the coding sequence TTGAAAAAAGAATATTGGATTATTGTAATATCGTATATTGCTATGCAATTATCTACCTTAATTGGCGTTCCGATTGTCATGTTTTTCGGCAACCTTATGGGATATGATTCTGCAGAGCTTGGCATGGCTTCTGTCGTTATTTGGCTGATTTTCAGCTTCCTTGTCACATTGCTCGTTGTTCTTTTCCTGCTTCGCCATGAGATGAGGAATCCGCTCCGCGAAAATCCCGCAAGCATCCCTGCAAGCATTGGCTGGGCAGTGGCAGGTATCTTTCTTTCCTTAGTTGCTCAATCAATAGCCGGTTCAATCGAAATGGCATTAGGAATTGAACAAGAATCAGAAAATACACAGCAGCTTATGACCTTTGTTGAGTATTCTCCGCTTGTGATTATAGTTATCAGCGTTGTCGGTCCAATCTTAGAAGAAATCATTTTTCGGAAAATCATATTCGGGGTACTCTATAAACGACTAGGTTTTTTCCTGTCTGCATTGATCAGTTCTCTTGTCTTTGCAGCAGCACACATGGAATTTGTACATATCTTGCTGTACGCCAGCATGGGTTTCACCTTTGCTTTCCTTTATGTAAGAACAAAAAGAATCTGGGTTCCTATTTTTGCTCATGTGTCAATGAACACACTGGTCGTCATCATCCAGTTTAATCTGGATGCCATCCAGGAATGGCAGCGAAATATGGAGAACATTTCACAATTTATTGGAGGATTTTTATGA
- the groES gene encoding co-chaperone GroES — protein MLKPLGDRIVIELVETEEKTASGIVLPDSAKEKPQEGKVVAVGNGRVLDNGERAALDVSVDDVIIFSKYSGTEVKYEGKEYLILRESDILAIVQ, from the coding sequence TTGTTAAAGCCATTAGGAGATCGTATTGTTATTGAGCTTGTTGAAACAGAAGAAAAAACTGCAAGTGGCATCGTGCTACCTGACTCTGCTAAGGAAAAGCCGCAAGAAGGCAAAGTAGTAGCAGTTGGTAACGGCCGTGTTCTAGACAATGGAGAGCGTGCTGCACTTGATGTATCTGTTGATGATGTAATTATCTTCTCAAAATATTCTGGAACTGAAGTTAAATATGAAGGGAAAGAATATTTAATCCTTCGCGAAAGCGACATTTTGGCAATCGTACAATAA
- a CDS encoding redox-sensing transcriptional repressor Rex translates to MSNEIMKIPQATAKRLPLYYRFLKNLHSSGKQRVSSAELSEAVKVDSATIRRDFSYFGALGKKGYGYNVNYLLSFFRKTLDQDELTKVALIGVGNLGVAFLNYNFLKNNNTKIEVAFDIAEDKTGTSIGEVDIHHMDDLEKVILEHDIQVAILTVPAAVAQTITDRLIDCSIKGILNFTPARLTVPASVRIHHIDLAVELQSLVYFLKHYPTPADEAEEE, encoded by the coding sequence ATGAGCAATGAGATAATGAAGATACCGCAAGCTACTGCTAAGCGGTTGCCTTTATATTATCGCTTCTTAAAAAATTTACATTCTTCAGGGAAACAAAGGGTTTCATCTGCCGAATTAAGTGAGGCAGTTAAGGTAGATTCAGCTACCATCAGAAGGGACTTCTCGTATTTTGGAGCATTAGGGAAAAAGGGTTACGGATATAATGTAAACTACCTGCTTTCCTTTTTCCGGAAGACATTGGACCAAGATGAGCTGACGAAGGTTGCCCTGATTGGTGTGGGTAATTTAGGGGTTGCCTTCTTAAACTATAACTTCTTGAAAAACAACAATACAAAAATAGAAGTGGCATTTGATATTGCAGAAGATAAGACAGGAACGTCAATTGGAGAGGTAGATATCCATCATATGGATGATTTGGAGAAGGTCATTTTAGAGCATGATATCCAGGTTGCCATCTTAACTGTTCCGGCAGCAGTTGCCCAAACGATTACTGATCGTTTAATAGACTGCTCTATTAAAGGCATTCTGAACTTTACACCAGCTCGGCTGACTGTGCCTGCTAGTGTACGAATTCATCATATCGACTTGGCTGTTGAACTTCAATCTCTAGTCTACTTCCTTAAACACTATCCGACTCCAGCAGATGAAGCGGAAGAGGAATGA
- a CDS encoding YdiK family protein, with the protein MRKSALLSGILYLILGALFTYFAVQSVRDHGGWGFFSYILVILATFDIGTGIRLISFHFMIKKATRKNQER; encoded by the coding sequence ATGAGGAAATCAGCATTACTCTCTGGAATACTTTATTTAATACTTGGTGCTTTATTTACCTATTTTGCTGTTCAATCAGTCCGTGATCATGGAGGATGGGGCTTCTTCTCCTATATACTTGTCATACTGGCGACATTTGATATAGGCACTGGAATCCGGCTCATTTCCTTCCATTTTATGATTAAAAAGGCTACCCGCAAAAATCAGGAGAGATAA
- a CDS encoding ABC-F family ATP-binding cassette domain-containing protein, translating to MILLQVNQLSKYFGAEIILSNIKLEVQTRDRIALVGRNGAGKSTLLKMIAGHLSYETGEIIKPKNVEIGYLAQNTGLESNLSIWDEMLTVFKGLQQQEAELRKLEQQMADPDISSQPERFEKILKEYDTLQYNFKENGGYQYEADIRSVLHGLNFGSFDYSTKISTLSGGQKTRLALAKLLLTTPEILILDEPTNHLDIETLSWLEQYLQGYDGAVLIVSHDRYFLDKVVTQIYELSRTNIQKFNGNYSSYLQQKAENYERDMKVYEKQQEEIAKLETFIQKNLARASTTKRAQSRRKTLDRMDRLERPDGDEKSASFGFQIEKQSGNDVLKVQDLAIGYEGNTVSEHISFQLTRGDSVALVGPNGVGKSTLLKTIISKIDKHAGATAWGTNVMVGYYDQEQAELHSNKRVLNELWDEFPLRPEKEIRTVLGNFLFSGDDVLKIVNSLSGGEKARLALAKLMMEKPNVLILDEPTNHLDLDSKEVLENALIDYPGTLLFVSHDRYFINRIATKVIELQQEGSTEYLGDYDYYVDKKLEQEELLAMETAVSNSAPAVDNTEKTSYQQDKEAKKAERQRMRRIEEIEKTIESLEQKVADHEEKLCEPDIFQDHEKVFALNKELEEFKSEIDNLMDEWTELSDK from the coding sequence ATGATACTATTACAAGTGAATCAACTTTCCAAATACTTTGGAGCTGAAATTATCTTATCCAATATAAAATTAGAAGTGCAAACAAGAGATAGAATCGCGTTAGTAGGCCGAAACGGTGCTGGAAAATCGACATTGCTAAAGATGATCGCTGGCCACCTTTCATATGAAACTGGGGAAATCATTAAACCAAAAAATGTAGAAATAGGTTATCTTGCTCAGAATACAGGGCTCGAATCTAATCTGTCCATTTGGGATGAGATGTTGACCGTATTTAAAGGCCTTCAGCAGCAGGAAGCAGAGCTAAGAAAGCTGGAACAGCAGATGGCAGACCCTGACATAAGCAGCCAACCGGAAAGATTCGAAAAGATATTGAAGGAATATGATACTCTTCAATATAACTTTAAGGAAAATGGCGGTTATCAGTATGAAGCTGATATTCGTTCTGTACTTCATGGTTTGAACTTCGGTTCCTTTGATTACAGCACAAAAATATCTACATTAAGCGGCGGACAAAAGACAAGACTTGCCTTAGCAAAGCTTTTGCTGACAACCCCTGAAATTTTAATTTTGGATGAGCCGACTAACCATTTGGATATTGAGACCCTATCATGGCTGGAACAATATTTGCAAGGCTACGATGGTGCTGTCTTAATTGTTTCCCATGACCGCTACTTCCTTGATAAAGTTGTAACCCAAATATATGAACTTTCCAGAACCAATATCCAAAAGTTCAATGGTAACTACAGCTCTTACCTTCAGCAAAAAGCTGAGAATTACGAAAGAGATATGAAGGTATATGAAAAGCAGCAAGAAGAGATTGCTAAGCTAGAAACATTTATTCAAAAGAATCTTGCTAGAGCATCGACAACAAAAAGAGCTCAAAGCAGAAGAAAAACACTGGATCGAATGGACCGTCTTGAGCGTCCTGATGGTGATGAAAAGTCAGCTTCTTTCGGATTCCAAATTGAGAAGCAATCCGGCAATGATGTGTTAAAGGTGCAGGATCTTGCGATTGGTTACGAGGGAAACACTGTTTCTGAACATATCTCTTTCCAATTAACCAGAGGAGACAGTGTTGCTTTAGTGGGACCTAACGGTGTCGGTAAATCAACATTACTAAAAACAATTATCTCAAAAATAGACAAGCATGCAGGCGCAACAGCTTGGGGAACAAATGTCATGGTTGGTTATTATGACCAAGAGCAAGCAGAACTCCATTCGAACAAGAGAGTATTAAATGAATTGTGGGATGAGTTCCCACTAAGACCTGAAAAAGAAATTAGAACCGTTCTAGGTAATTTTCTCTTCTCAGGAGACGATGTACTAAAGATTGTCAATTCACTGAGCGGCGGGGAAAAGGCTAGACTTGCTCTTGCAAAGCTTATGATGGAAAAGCCAAATGTACTGATTTTAGATGAGCCAACAAACCATCTTGATCTAGACAGCAAAGAAGTGCTTGAAAATGCTTTAATTGATTATCCTGGTACTCTATTATTCGTTTCCCATGACCGTTATTTCATTAACCGAATTGCTACAAAAGTAATTGAGCTTCAACAGGAAGGTTCAACGGAATATCTTGGAGACTATGACTATTATGTAGACAAGAAACTCGAACAAGAAGAGTTGCTGGCAATGGAAACAGCCGTTTCCAATTCTGCTCCTGCTGTTGATAATACTGAAAAAACATCTTATCAACAAGATAAGGAAGCTAAGAAAGCAGAACGGCAGCGCATGCGCAGAATTGAAGAAATTGAAAAAACAATCGAAAGCTTGGAACAAAAGGTAGCAGATCATGAGGAAAAGCTCTGTGAGCCTGACATCTTCCAAGACCATGAAAAGGTATTTGCACTGAACAAAGAACTAGAAGAATTTAAAAGCGAAATCGACAACCTTATGGATGAGTGGACTGAATTGTCAGATAAGTAA